One Triticum dicoccoides isolate Atlit2015 ecotype Zavitan chromosome 4B, WEW_v2.0, whole genome shotgun sequence genomic window carries:
- the LOC119294945 gene encoding serine carboxypeptidase-like 13 isoform X2: protein MSLKLLRLRTAGQCHFLPPLLLLHLVPALLLLPPSRPALAAAATVVTHLPGFDGPLPFNLETGYVGVEEEAGAELFYYFVESERSPGTDPLLLWLTGGPRCSVIMGLAFEIGPLKFVLAPYSGGLPELVYNPYSWTKMANILLLDSPVGSGFSFARDPKGYDVGDYSSSSQVQTFLNKWFTDHPQYLSNPFYIGGDSYAGKVIPLIGQGISEGIDVRQQPVINLKGYMVGNPITDPKFDENYKIPSAHGFGIISDQIYESAVKNCKGDYVTPMNEMCVEVLHTINNLISEISIEHILYNKCDVVAPKTIDDASRRKFLLEESTQLNTPPARPTVDCFTYGYYLAYFWMNNNMTRKALGIKEGTTNEWIQCNIGLPYTYEIPSSIPYHLNLTTRGYRALVYSGDHDLEAPFLGTQAWIRSLNFSIVDEWRAWHLSGQAAGFTIEYTNNMTFATVKGAGHTAPEYRPKECFAMAQRASPTATLKPLAYVQTTLSGLRKPSNAGRQDGGGGYLKLG, encoded by the exons ATGTCCTTGAAGCTTCTCCGGCTGCGTACCGCCGGGCAATGCCACTtcctgccgccgctgctgctgctacaTCTCGTCCCCGCCCTCCTGCTCCTGCCGCCCTCACGCCcggcgttggcggcggcggcgacggtggtcacCCACCTGCCAGGATTCGATGGCCCTCTGCCCTTCAACCTTGAAACAGG atacgtgggcgtggaggaggaggccggggcggagcTCTTCTACTATTTCGTCGAGTCGGAGAGGAGCCCCGGCACGGACCCGCTGCTCCTATGGCTCACCGGCGGTCCCCGCTGCTCGGTCATCATGGGCCTGGCCTTTGAAATCG GTCCTCTGAAGTTTGTGTTGGCACCGTATAGTGGCGGTTTGCCGGAGTTGGTGTATAACCCATATTCATGGACAAAG ATGGCAAACATACTCCTGTTGGATTCACCGGTGGGTTCAGGTTTTTCGTTCGCTCGTGATCCCAAAGGCTACGATGTTGGGGACTACTCATCATCTTCGCAGGTCCAAACATTTCTGAATAAG TGGTTCACGGATCACCCGCAATACCTTTCAAATCCTTTCTACATTGGTGGAGATTCATATGCTGGAAAGGTGATTCCACTTATTGGACAAGGCATTTCAGAAG GAATTGACGTGAGGCAACAACCTGTTATCAATCTCAAG GGATATATGGTTGGCAACCCTATAACAGATCCAAAGTTTGATGAAAATTACAAAATTCCAAGTGCTCATGGCTTTGGGATAATATCTGATCAAATATATGAG AGTGCGGTGAAGAATTGCAAAGGAGATTATGTTACCCCCATGAACGAAATGTGTGTTGAAGTGTTGCATACTATCAATAAT CTCATTTCTGAAATTTCAATTGAACACATCTTGTACAACAAGTGTGACGTAGTTGCGCCAAAGACCATAGATGATGCTTCAAGAAGAAAGTTTTTGTTGGAAGAATCTACCCAGTTAAACACGCCACCTGCTCGTCCAACTGTAGATTGTTTT ACATATGGTTATTACCTAGCTTACTTTTGGATGAACAACAACATGACTAGAAAAGCTCTTGGGATCAAGGAG GGAACAACCAATGAGTGGATACAATGCAACATAGGGCTCCCCTACACATATGAGATACCGAGCAGTATACCATACCATCTCAACCTCACTACAAGAGGTTATCGTGCACTTGTGTACAG TGGAGACCATGATCTGGAGGCACCATTTCTTGGCACACAAGCATGGATAAGATCCTTGAACTTTTCGATCGTTGATGAATGGAGAGCATGGCATCTTAGTGGGCAGGCTGCTGG ATTTACCATAGAATACACAAACAATATGACATTTGCCACAGTGAAG GGTGCTGGTCATACTGCTCCAGAGTACCGGCCTAAAGAATGTTTTGCCATGGCTCAAAG ggcatctccaacggcgacCCTCAAACCTCTCGCATACGTCCAGACAACGTTGTCCGGACTGCGAAAGCCATCTAACGCAG GAAgacaagacggcggcggcggctacctgaaGTTGGGATAA
- the LOC119294945 gene encoding serine carboxypeptidase-like 13 isoform X1, protein MSLKLLRLRTAGQCHFLPPLLLLHLVPALLLLPPSRPALAAAATVVTHLPGFDGPLPFNLETGYVGVEEEAGAELFYYFVESERSPGTDPLLLWLTGGPRCSVIMGLAFEIGPLKFVLAPYSGGLPELVYNPYSWTKMANILLLDSPVGSGFSFARDPKGYDVGDYSSSSQVQTFLNKWFTDHPQYLSNPFYIGGDSYAGKVIPLIGQGISEGIDVRQQPVINLKGYMVGNPITDPKFDENYKIPSAHGFGIISDQIYESAVKNCKGDYVTPMNEMCVEVLHTINNLISEISIEHILYNKCDVVAPKTIDDASRRKFLLEESTQLNTPPARPTVDCFTYGYYLAYFWMNNNMTRKALGIKEGTTNEWIQCNIGLPYTYEIPSSIPYHLNLTTRGYRALVYSGDHDLEAPFLGTQAWIRSLNFSIVDEWRAWHLSGQAAGFTIEYTNNMTFATVKGAGHTAPEYRPKECFAMAQRASPTATLKPLAYVQTTLSGLRKPSNAGLVFCSGRQDGGGGYLKLG, encoded by the exons ATGTCCTTGAAGCTTCTCCGGCTGCGTACCGCCGGGCAATGCCACTtcctgccgccgctgctgctgctacaTCTCGTCCCCGCCCTCCTGCTCCTGCCGCCCTCACGCCcggcgttggcggcggcggcgacggtggtcacCCACCTGCCAGGATTCGATGGCCCTCTGCCCTTCAACCTTGAAACAGG atacgtgggcgtggaggaggaggccggggcggagcTCTTCTACTATTTCGTCGAGTCGGAGAGGAGCCCCGGCACGGACCCGCTGCTCCTATGGCTCACCGGCGGTCCCCGCTGCTCGGTCATCATGGGCCTGGCCTTTGAAATCG GTCCTCTGAAGTTTGTGTTGGCACCGTATAGTGGCGGTTTGCCGGAGTTGGTGTATAACCCATATTCATGGACAAAG ATGGCAAACATACTCCTGTTGGATTCACCGGTGGGTTCAGGTTTTTCGTTCGCTCGTGATCCCAAAGGCTACGATGTTGGGGACTACTCATCATCTTCGCAGGTCCAAACATTTCTGAATAAG TGGTTCACGGATCACCCGCAATACCTTTCAAATCCTTTCTACATTGGTGGAGATTCATATGCTGGAAAGGTGATTCCACTTATTGGACAAGGCATTTCAGAAG GAATTGACGTGAGGCAACAACCTGTTATCAATCTCAAG GGATATATGGTTGGCAACCCTATAACAGATCCAAAGTTTGATGAAAATTACAAAATTCCAAGTGCTCATGGCTTTGGGATAATATCTGATCAAATATATGAG AGTGCGGTGAAGAATTGCAAAGGAGATTATGTTACCCCCATGAACGAAATGTGTGTTGAAGTGTTGCATACTATCAATAAT CTCATTTCTGAAATTTCAATTGAACACATCTTGTACAACAAGTGTGACGTAGTTGCGCCAAAGACCATAGATGATGCTTCAAGAAGAAAGTTTTTGTTGGAAGAATCTACCCAGTTAAACACGCCACCTGCTCGTCCAACTGTAGATTGTTTT ACATATGGTTATTACCTAGCTTACTTTTGGATGAACAACAACATGACTAGAAAAGCTCTTGGGATCAAGGAG GGAACAACCAATGAGTGGATACAATGCAACATAGGGCTCCCCTACACATATGAGATACCGAGCAGTATACCATACCATCTCAACCTCACTACAAGAGGTTATCGTGCACTTGTGTACAG TGGAGACCATGATCTGGAGGCACCATTTCTTGGCACACAAGCATGGATAAGATCCTTGAACTTTTCGATCGTTGATGAATGGAGAGCATGGCATCTTAGTGGGCAGGCTGCTGG ATTTACCATAGAATACACAAACAATATGACATTTGCCACAGTGAAG GGTGCTGGTCATACTGCTCCAGAGTACCGGCCTAAAGAATGTTTTGCCATGGCTCAAAG ggcatctccaacggcgacCCTCAAACCTCTCGCATACGTCCAGACAACGTTGTCCGGACTGCGAAAGCCATCTAACGCAG GGCTTGTGTTCTGCTCAGGAAgacaagacggcggcggcggctacctgaaGTTGGGATAA
- the LOC119294945 gene encoding serine carboxypeptidase-like 13 isoform X10: protein MSLKLLRLRTAGQCHFLPPLLLLHLVPALLLLPPSRPALAAAATVVTHLPGFDGPLPFNLETGYVGVEEEAGAELFYYFVESERSPGTDPLLLWLTGGPRCSVIMGLAFEIGPLKFVLAPYSGGLPELVYNPYSWTKMANILLLDSPVGSGFSFARDPKGYDVGDYSSSSQVQTFLNKWFTDHPQYLSNPFYIGGDSYAGKVIPLIGQGISEGIDVRQQPVINLKGYMVGNPITDPKFDENYKIPSAHGFGIISDQIYESAVKNCKGDYVTPMNEMCVEVLHTINNLISEISIEHILYNKCDVVAPKTIDDASRRKFLLEESTQLNTPPARPTVDCFTYGYYLAYFWMNNNMTRKALGIKEGTTNEWIQCNIGLPYTYEIPSSIPYHLNLTTRGYRALVYSGDHDLEAPFLGTQAWIRSLNFSIVDEWRAWHLSGQAAGFTIEYTNNMTFATVKGAGHTAPEYRPKECFAMAQRKEKKQAEDDDGPELGELLPLGRGIARPTQGLLGLTGCNESAHSSPISTTMQD, encoded by the exons ATGTCCTTGAAGCTTCTCCGGCTGCGTACCGCCGGGCAATGCCACTtcctgccgccgctgctgctgctacaTCTCGTCCCCGCCCTCCTGCTCCTGCCGCCCTCACGCCcggcgttggcggcggcggcgacggtggtcacCCACCTGCCAGGATTCGATGGCCCTCTGCCCTTCAACCTTGAAACAGG atacgtgggcgtggaggaggaggccggggcggagcTCTTCTACTATTTCGTCGAGTCGGAGAGGAGCCCCGGCACGGACCCGCTGCTCCTATGGCTCACCGGCGGTCCCCGCTGCTCGGTCATCATGGGCCTGGCCTTTGAAATCG GTCCTCTGAAGTTTGTGTTGGCACCGTATAGTGGCGGTTTGCCGGAGTTGGTGTATAACCCATATTCATGGACAAAG ATGGCAAACATACTCCTGTTGGATTCACCGGTGGGTTCAGGTTTTTCGTTCGCTCGTGATCCCAAAGGCTACGATGTTGGGGACTACTCATCATCTTCGCAGGTCCAAACATTTCTGAATAAG TGGTTCACGGATCACCCGCAATACCTTTCAAATCCTTTCTACATTGGTGGAGATTCATATGCTGGAAAGGTGATTCCACTTATTGGACAAGGCATTTCAGAAG GAATTGACGTGAGGCAACAACCTGTTATCAATCTCAAG GGATATATGGTTGGCAACCCTATAACAGATCCAAAGTTTGATGAAAATTACAAAATTCCAAGTGCTCATGGCTTTGGGATAATATCTGATCAAATATATGAG AGTGCGGTGAAGAATTGCAAAGGAGATTATGTTACCCCCATGAACGAAATGTGTGTTGAAGTGTTGCATACTATCAATAAT CTCATTTCTGAAATTTCAATTGAACACATCTTGTACAACAAGTGTGACGTAGTTGCGCCAAAGACCATAGATGATGCTTCAAGAAGAAAGTTTTTGTTGGAAGAATCTACCCAGTTAAACACGCCACCTGCTCGTCCAACTGTAGATTGTTTT ACATATGGTTATTACCTAGCTTACTTTTGGATGAACAACAACATGACTAGAAAAGCTCTTGGGATCAAGGAG GGAACAACCAATGAGTGGATACAATGCAACATAGGGCTCCCCTACACATATGAGATACCGAGCAGTATACCATACCATCTCAACCTCACTACAAGAGGTTATCGTGCACTTGTGTACAG TGGAGACCATGATCTGGAGGCACCATTTCTTGGCACACAAGCATGGATAAGATCCTTGAACTTTTCGATCGTTGATGAATGGAGAGCATGGCATCTTAGTGGGCAGGCTGCTGG ATTTACCATAGAATACACAAACAATATGACATTTGCCACAGTGAAG GGTGCTGGTCATACTGCTCCAGAGTACCGGCCTAAAGAATGTTTTGCCATGGCTCAAAG gaaggagaagaagcaagcagaGGACGACGATGGTCCAGAACTTGGGGAACTGCTTCCACTAGGAAGAGGAATCGCAAGGCCAACACAAGGGTTGCTAGGCCTGACTGGGTGTAATGAGTCAGCCCACAGCTCGCCTATATCAACCACCATGCAAGACTAG
- the LOC119294945 gene encoding serine carboxypeptidase-like 13 isoform X4 translates to MSLKLLRLRTAGQCHFLPPLLLLHLVPALLLLPPSRPALAAAATVVTHLPGFDGPLPFNLETGYVGVEEEAGAELFYYFVESERSPGTDPLLLWLTGGPRCSVIMGLAFEIGPLKFVLAPYSGGLPELVYNPYSWTKMANILLLDSPVGSGFSFARDPKGYDVGDYSSSSQVQTFLNKWFTDHPQYLSNPFYIGGDSYAGKVIPLIGQGISEGIDVRQQPVINLKGYMVGNPITDPKFDENYKIPSAHGFGIISDQIYESAVKNCKGDYVTPMNEMCVEVLHTINNLISEISIEHILYNKCDVVAPKTIDDASRRKFLLEESTQLNTPPARPTVDCFTYGYYLAYFWMNNNMTRKALGIKEGTTNEWIQCNIGLPYTYEIPSSIPYHLNLTTRGYRALVYSGDHDLEAPFLGTQAWIRSLNFSIVDEWRAWHLSGQAAGFTIEYTNNMTFATVKGAGHTAPEYRPKECFAMAQRKIWWGREKHPSRLDLSYQL, encoded by the exons ATGTCCTTGAAGCTTCTCCGGCTGCGTACCGCCGGGCAATGCCACTtcctgccgccgctgctgctgctacaTCTCGTCCCCGCCCTCCTGCTCCTGCCGCCCTCACGCCcggcgttggcggcggcggcgacggtggtcacCCACCTGCCAGGATTCGATGGCCCTCTGCCCTTCAACCTTGAAACAGG atacgtgggcgtggaggaggaggccggggcggagcTCTTCTACTATTTCGTCGAGTCGGAGAGGAGCCCCGGCACGGACCCGCTGCTCCTATGGCTCACCGGCGGTCCCCGCTGCTCGGTCATCATGGGCCTGGCCTTTGAAATCG GTCCTCTGAAGTTTGTGTTGGCACCGTATAGTGGCGGTTTGCCGGAGTTGGTGTATAACCCATATTCATGGACAAAG ATGGCAAACATACTCCTGTTGGATTCACCGGTGGGTTCAGGTTTTTCGTTCGCTCGTGATCCCAAAGGCTACGATGTTGGGGACTACTCATCATCTTCGCAGGTCCAAACATTTCTGAATAAG TGGTTCACGGATCACCCGCAATACCTTTCAAATCCTTTCTACATTGGTGGAGATTCATATGCTGGAAAGGTGATTCCACTTATTGGACAAGGCATTTCAGAAG GAATTGACGTGAGGCAACAACCTGTTATCAATCTCAAG GGATATATGGTTGGCAACCCTATAACAGATCCAAAGTTTGATGAAAATTACAAAATTCCAAGTGCTCATGGCTTTGGGATAATATCTGATCAAATATATGAG AGTGCGGTGAAGAATTGCAAAGGAGATTATGTTACCCCCATGAACGAAATGTGTGTTGAAGTGTTGCATACTATCAATAAT CTCATTTCTGAAATTTCAATTGAACACATCTTGTACAACAAGTGTGACGTAGTTGCGCCAAAGACCATAGATGATGCTTCAAGAAGAAAGTTTTTGTTGGAAGAATCTACCCAGTTAAACACGCCACCTGCTCGTCCAACTGTAGATTGTTTT ACATATGGTTATTACCTAGCTTACTTTTGGATGAACAACAACATGACTAGAAAAGCTCTTGGGATCAAGGAG GGAACAACCAATGAGTGGATACAATGCAACATAGGGCTCCCCTACACATATGAGATACCGAGCAGTATACCATACCATCTCAACCTCACTACAAGAGGTTATCGTGCACTTGTGTACAG TGGAGACCATGATCTGGAGGCACCATTTCTTGGCACACAAGCATGGATAAGATCCTTGAACTTTTCGATCGTTGATGAATGGAGAGCATGGCATCTTAGTGGGCAGGCTGCTGG ATTTACCATAGAATACACAAACAATATGACATTTGCCACAGTGAAG GGTGCTGGTCATACTGCTCCAGAGTACCGGCCTAAAGAATGTTTTGCCATGGCTCAAAG AAAGATTTGGTGGGGGAGAGAAAAGCATCCATCAAGGCTAGATTTATCCTATCAACTCTGA
- the LOC119294945 gene encoding serine carboxypeptidase-like 13 isoform X6, translating into MSLKLLRLRTAGQCHFLPPLLLLHLVPALLLLPPSRPALAAAATVVTHLPGFDGPLPFNLETGYVGVEEEAGAELFYYFVESERSPGTDPLLLWLTGGPRCSVIMGLAFEIGPLKFVLAPYSGGLPELVYNPYSWTKMANILLLDSPVGSGFSFARDPKGYDVGDYSSSSQVQTFLNKWFTDHPQYLSNPFYIGGDSYAGKVIPLIGQGISEGIDVRQQPVINLKGYMVGNPITDPKFDENYKIPSAHGFGIISDQIYESAVKNCKGDYVTPMNEMCVEVLHTINNLISEISIEHILYNKCDVVAPKTIDDASRRKFLLEESTQLNTPPARPTVDCFTYGYYLAYFWMNNNMTRKALGIKEGTTNEWIQCNIGLPYTYEIPSSIPYHLNLTTRGYRALVYSGDHDLEAPFLGTQAWIRSLNFSIVDEWRAWHLSGQAAGFTIEYTNNMTFATVKGAGHTAPEYRPKECFAMAQRWLDNEPL; encoded by the exons ATGTCCTTGAAGCTTCTCCGGCTGCGTACCGCCGGGCAATGCCACTtcctgccgccgctgctgctgctacaTCTCGTCCCCGCCCTCCTGCTCCTGCCGCCCTCACGCCcggcgttggcggcggcggcgacggtggtcacCCACCTGCCAGGATTCGATGGCCCTCTGCCCTTCAACCTTGAAACAGG atacgtgggcgtggaggaggaggccggggcggagcTCTTCTACTATTTCGTCGAGTCGGAGAGGAGCCCCGGCACGGACCCGCTGCTCCTATGGCTCACCGGCGGTCCCCGCTGCTCGGTCATCATGGGCCTGGCCTTTGAAATCG GTCCTCTGAAGTTTGTGTTGGCACCGTATAGTGGCGGTTTGCCGGAGTTGGTGTATAACCCATATTCATGGACAAAG ATGGCAAACATACTCCTGTTGGATTCACCGGTGGGTTCAGGTTTTTCGTTCGCTCGTGATCCCAAAGGCTACGATGTTGGGGACTACTCATCATCTTCGCAGGTCCAAACATTTCTGAATAAG TGGTTCACGGATCACCCGCAATACCTTTCAAATCCTTTCTACATTGGTGGAGATTCATATGCTGGAAAGGTGATTCCACTTATTGGACAAGGCATTTCAGAAG GAATTGACGTGAGGCAACAACCTGTTATCAATCTCAAG GGATATATGGTTGGCAACCCTATAACAGATCCAAAGTTTGATGAAAATTACAAAATTCCAAGTGCTCATGGCTTTGGGATAATATCTGATCAAATATATGAG AGTGCGGTGAAGAATTGCAAAGGAGATTATGTTACCCCCATGAACGAAATGTGTGTTGAAGTGTTGCATACTATCAATAAT CTCATTTCTGAAATTTCAATTGAACACATCTTGTACAACAAGTGTGACGTAGTTGCGCCAAAGACCATAGATGATGCTTCAAGAAGAAAGTTTTTGTTGGAAGAATCTACCCAGTTAAACACGCCACCTGCTCGTCCAACTGTAGATTGTTTT ACATATGGTTATTACCTAGCTTACTTTTGGATGAACAACAACATGACTAGAAAAGCTCTTGGGATCAAGGAG GGAACAACCAATGAGTGGATACAATGCAACATAGGGCTCCCCTACACATATGAGATACCGAGCAGTATACCATACCATCTCAACCTCACTACAAGAGGTTATCGTGCACTTGTGTACAG TGGAGACCATGATCTGGAGGCACCATTTCTTGGCACACAAGCATGGATAAGATCCTTGAACTTTTCGATCGTTGATGAATGGAGAGCATGGCATCTTAGTGGGCAGGCTGCTGG ATTTACCATAGAATACACAAACAATATGACATTTGCCACAGTGAAG GGTGCTGGTCATACTGCTCCAGAGTACCGGCCTAAAGAATGTTTTGCCATGGCTCAAAGGTGGTTGGACAATGAGCCTCTCTGA
- the LOC119294945 gene encoding serine carboxypeptidase-like 7 isoform X5 produces the protein MSLKLLRLRTAGQCHFLPPLLLLHLVPALLLLPPSRPALAAAATVVTHLPGFDGPLPFNLETGYVGVEEETGAELFYYFAKSERSPGTDPVILWLTGGPRCSGFSGFAFEVGPVKYVRAPYTGVLPRLVQNPLSWTKMASIIFLDSPVCSGFSYARDPKGCDVGDYSSSLQVQRFLNKWFTHHPQYLSNPFYLGGDSYAGKVIPLIATYMSQGTEKRDQPLINLKGYLIGNPITEPKFDKNFQVQGAHGFGIISDQIYEAAMKNCKRNYVNPANQLCAEVLETVDSLISEIADAHVLYKKCVVAMPEPIDDATRRKFLLEESIEPNEAPGRPTVDCFTYGYYLAYLWMNNKMTRDALRIKEGTVGEWVRCKKEVPYTQDMPSSIPYHRNLTTRGYRALVYSGDHDLQVPQLSTQAWIRSLNFSIVDDWRAWHLDGQAAGFTITYANKLTFATVKGGGHTAPEYQPEECFAMAQRWLDNKPL, from the exons ATGTCCTTGAAGCTTCTCCGGCTGCGTACCGCCGGGCAATGCCACTtcctgccgccgctgctgctgctacaTCTCGTCCCCGCCCTCCTGCTCCTGCCGCCCTCACGCCcggcgttggcggcggcggcgacggtggtcacCCACCTGCCAGGATTCGATGGCCCTCTGCCCTTCAACCTTGAAACAGG ATACGTGGGCGTGGAGGAGGAGACCGGGGCGGAGCTCTTCTACTACTTCGCCAAGTCGGAGCGGAGCCCCGGCACCGACCCCGTCATCCTGTGGCTCACCGGCGGGCCTCGCTGCTCGGGCTTCAGcggcttcgccttcgaagttg GCCCCGTAAAGTATGTGCGGGCGCCGTACACTGGAGTTTTGCCGCGGCTGGTACAGAACCCGCTGTCATGGACCAAG ATGGCGAGCATCATCTTCCTGGATTCGCCCGTCTGCTCGGGATTCTCGTATGCTCGTGACCCCAAAGGCTGCGATGTCGGAGACTACTCGTCCTCTCTGCAAGTCCAAAGATTCCTGAATAAG TGGTTCACTCATCACCCGCAGTACCTTTCAAATCCTTTCTACCTTGGAGGAGATTCATACGCTGGAAAGGTGATTCCACTTATTGCAACATACATGTCACAAG GAACTGAAAAAAGGGACCAGCCTCTCATTAATCTCAAG GGCTACCTGATCGGCAATCCTATAACAGAACCAAAGTTCGATAAAAATTTCCAAGTTCAAGGGGCTCATGGCTTTGGGATAATATCTGACCAAATATATGAG GCTGCAATGAAAAACTGCAAAAGAAATTATGTAAACCCCGCGAATCAACTGTGTGCTGAGGTGCTAGAAACTGTAGACAGT CTCATTTCTGAAATCGCAGATGCACATGTCTTGTATAAAAAATGTGTCGTCGCCATGCCAGAGCCCATAGATGATGCCACAAGAAGAAAATTCCTGCTAGAAGAATCAATCGAGCCAAATGAAGCGCCTGGTCGACCTACCGTCGATTGTTTT ACATACGGTTACTACCTGGCATACTTGTGGATGAACAACAAGAtgactagagatgctcttaggatcAAGGAG GGAACAGTTGGCGAGTGGGTGAGATGCAAAAAAGAAGTCCCCTACACACAGGACATGCCAAGCAGCATACCGTACCATCGCAATCTCACCACAAGAGGTTACCGTGCACTTGTGTACAG CGGAGACCATGATCTCCAGGTGCCTCAGCTCAGTACGCAGGCGTGGATAAGATCTTTGAACTTCTCCATTGTCGATGACTggagggcatggcatctcgacggcCAGGCTGCAGG ATTTACCATCACATATGCAAATAAGTTGACCTTTGCAACAGTAAAG GGTGGAGGTCATACTGCTCCAGAGTACCAGCCTGAAGAATGCTTTGCCATGGCCCAAAGGTGGCTTGACAACAAGCCACTCTGA
- the LOC119294945 gene encoding serine carboxypeptidase-like 7 isoform X8, which translates to MSLKLLRLRTAGQCHFLPPLLLLHLVPALLLLPPSRPALAAAATVVTHLPGFDGPLPFNLETGYVGVEEETGAELFYYFAKSERSPGTDPVILWLTGGPRCSGFSGFAFEVGPVKYVRAPYTGVLPRLVQNPLSWTKMASIIFLDSPVCSGFSYARDPKGCDVGDYSSSLQVQRFLNKWFTHHPQYLSNPFYLGGDSYAGKVIPLIATYMSQGTEKRDQPLINLKGYLIGNPITEPKFDKNFQVQGAHGFGIISDQIYELISEIADAHVLYKKCVVAMPEPIDDATRRKFLLEESIEPNEAPGRPTVDCFTYGYYLAYLWMNNKMTRDALRIKEGTVGEWVRCKKEVPYTQDMPSSIPYHRNLTTRGYRALVYSGDHDLQVPQLSTQAWIRSLNFSIVDDWRAWHLDGQAAGFTITYANKLTFATVKGGGHTAPEYQPEECFAMAQRWLDNKPL; encoded by the exons ATGTCCTTGAAGCTTCTCCGGCTGCGTACCGCCGGGCAATGCCACTtcctgccgccgctgctgctgctacaTCTCGTCCCCGCCCTCCTGCTCCTGCCGCCCTCACGCCcggcgttggcggcggcggcgacggtggtcacCCACCTGCCAGGATTCGATGGCCCTCTGCCCTTCAACCTTGAAACAGG ATACGTGGGCGTGGAGGAGGAGACCGGGGCGGAGCTCTTCTACTACTTCGCCAAGTCGGAGCGGAGCCCCGGCACCGACCCCGTCATCCTGTGGCTCACCGGCGGGCCTCGCTGCTCGGGCTTCAGcggcttcgccttcgaagttg GCCCCGTAAAGTATGTGCGGGCGCCGTACACTGGAGTTTTGCCGCGGCTGGTACAGAACCCGCTGTCATGGACCAAG ATGGCGAGCATCATCTTCCTGGATTCGCCCGTCTGCTCGGGATTCTCGTATGCTCGTGACCCCAAAGGCTGCGATGTCGGAGACTACTCGTCCTCTCTGCAAGTCCAAAGATTCCTGAATAAG TGGTTCACTCATCACCCGCAGTACCTTTCAAATCCTTTCTACCTTGGAGGAGATTCATACGCTGGAAAGGTGATTCCACTTATTGCAACATACATGTCACAAG GAACTGAAAAAAGGGACCAGCCTCTCATTAATCTCAAG GGCTACCTGATCGGCAATCCTATAACAGAACCAAAGTTCGATAAAAATTTCCAAGTTCAAGGGGCTCATGGCTTTGGGATAATATCTGACCAAATATATGAG CTCATTTCTGAAATCGCAGATGCACATGTCTTGTATAAAAAATGTGTCGTCGCCATGCCAGAGCCCATAGATGATGCCACAAGAAGAAAATTCCTGCTAGAAGAATCAATCGAGCCAAATGAAGCGCCTGGTCGACCTACCGTCGATTGTTTT ACATACGGTTACTACCTGGCATACTTGTGGATGAACAACAAGAtgactagagatgctcttaggatcAAGGAG GGAACAGTTGGCGAGTGGGTGAGATGCAAAAAAGAAGTCCCCTACACACAGGACATGCCAAGCAGCATACCGTACCATCGCAATCTCACCACAAGAGGTTACCGTGCACTTGTGTACAG CGGAGACCATGATCTCCAGGTGCCTCAGCTCAGTACGCAGGCGTGGATAAGATCTTTGAACTTCTCCATTGTCGATGACTggagggcatggcatctcgacggcCAGGCTGCAGG ATTTACCATCACATATGCAAATAAGTTGACCTTTGCAACAGTAAAG GGTGGAGGTCATACTGCTCCAGAGTACCAGCCTGAAGAATGCTTTGCCATGGCCCAAAGGTGGCTTGACAACAAGCCACTCTGA